GTTTCATGTGACCTGTCACTGCCCTCATTAATCGCGAATTTTGCTAAGGTAGATAGTCAACAAAAATTGCATAAAAAGTCTCCTGCTTGATTTGAACCCTTGAGCGTATTCATGTGTGAGGGTGACAATTTTCCAGCTGGATGCTTTGTGACTGAAATATACATATGCAGGTTATACATTCAGCTCGTGCCAATGCAACACACAATCATGATCTTGATGCTGACCGTCTTCTTGTTGGTAAGCAAACAATTCTGTTGTATTTTActctttttctttaattaattccTTGTCATCTCTGATATTCTGTAGCTGAGGCATTTACTGGAAAAGGATTGTACAAGAAAAGGGTATCATACCATTCCAAAGGCAGATCTGGAATAAAAGTGAGACCAGAGTGTAGACTGACTGTAGTACTCAGGGAGATAACCCCAGAGGAAGAAGCTAAGATAGCTAGGTTGAAGGTGCACAATTTCCGTAAGCTTTCTAAACAAGAGAAAAGACTCGTGCCCCATAAACTTATCGAGACCACTCCAATATGGAATCGCAAAAGCAAAACAAGTAGCCAGCAATCCAGTGTGGCTAGATAATTTGTATCAAGGCAAACGATTTGTTCAAGAAAATGTGTTGCTATTCAGCTATTTTCATTTGCTTGCCCCTTTTCTAGCATCGACACGCCTTTTCGAGGTGCCCTGAGCAACAGTTTTTGCTGTTCTTTCATTTTGATGCAAGGATAGGTTTATGTTTATGGTTCACTCGACATTCGTCATGAGATGGTGATTTTTGGCATAATTTCAGTTTCATCAGTTTCATCCTGTAGTTTAtgcaaaatttgtttttatttttttaatttttattttctgtcttgGCACTAGTTATCCGCTGTGCTTTGATAATTTTTCATGGtatttcagtttcagttttgtcAAGGTTTTAACCTGTTGCAGCTTTACTCATTATTGGCTATATTTCTTtagttttttgaattttgaagtcCTACCAGGATGTCTAAAATTTAAAGCATCTTTCGAGAATGGCCATTTAAAGCACTTGAACGAATTTTTGAAAGGACTGGAATTTCTAGTCTGAGAATGAAAAATGCTTATTGTGTATTGAAAATTGTTCGATGCctgaaaaaaatcatatattcacTGGTTTCTTTCCGCTGCTTAGGAAGGGTTTGTCTCAACATATCATATGGTCAAATACGTGCATTGTGTTGCTACAATTATGGTTATTTGCagttaaaaacaaataacaatTAACAACCCTGGTTCTGAAAATAGTACATACAGTTATTATCTATATTAAATTCCAAAACATGTCACTCGAAGACCAATTCAAAGTTCTCATTTTTCATCTTCTTCACGACtcaaaaacatctcaaactaGTGAGCAAAGTAGAGCCCAAACAAAGTACAGTTTCCCAACACACACACagacacacacacgcacacgcacACTGGTACGTACTCCATTTTGTATACACAGAAAGCAGTTTTGAGTATGTCCTTTGCATGTAACTTTTCCAAGACAATGTCCGCACCTACATTCTTCTTCTGTGTATTGCTACAAAAAAAATCCCGATTCCTACTTTCTAAAGTATGTTCTACGAACGTTAAGCGGGCAACATTATATATCGGCAAGTTGAAAAAGTGAGGGACTGAATAAAAAATGAGCCGAAAATAGGGatgctaaaataatatattgaacaaCATTAAAGTTGACTGGACTCTTCTAGCATATTCAACCACACgatttacaataaataaaaaattcatataaacaTTTTTACATGAAAAGAAACACACATTTATTGACTAATCTAAATAATGAATGAACTGGCTTACACATTTTTGTACAAATTCTCCATCTACTGAAGTCTGAACTGTCAATGCACCCTAATTAAAACTATCCTCAATCAAGATTCTTACAACTCTCTCCAAATCAATCGCCTAAAACACATAAAATGAAGAGCGGTAATGCAAAACAAAACTGTAAACTCAAATCAACATGGGACAAAAACGAAAATCAAGAAACCAATTCTCAAAAAACAAAAGATCCCAAATGAAAATTATCTCCGGAAAAAGCCGCAGGGACAAGGCATAAGTAGCTAAAGTTGCATTGATGTGGCAGAGTCAAACATATCGAGTTGGTACCTCACAAAGATTTAAAACAATTGATGTGTCATTTTGATCTTATTCTGTTTCCATTTAGGCAACTTATAGAAAGCATCCTTAGTCATCTCGAACTTCTCCTTGAACTCTTGTGAAGACAAATATTTCTGTAAAACGTGATTTCTAAACGTGAGGCAAACAGTAACAGGCATCGGATTGTCAAGTCAATAACTTCATATGCACTTACCTCACGCTTGGTAACGTCAATATCTTCAACAGGATCAGTTGATGTAGTTGTGAGACGTTCATACGGGTGTACTGGAAGTTCTCGGTCCTCTTCAGCTTCACCCTCCTTTACGTCTTCTAGTATTGTCTCTGGCTTTGGTTTCGGTGAGTCATTAGAGTTTTTATCGGCATTGGTCTCAGATTTTGATTTGGGTGACTCATGGCTCACTTTAACACAAAACGAAACATTTTGATTAACATATCAAAACATTGAccatcaaatattttgaagatcTTCATATTGATTACATTTTggttaaaaattgtttttccaAGGGGAAAGAAAAAACATTCCAGGCTTTTAGAAATTTAACAGTGTTTAAAAAGTCAAATTAAGAAGCTGAAAATTGTGAATTTATGCCTTCTACTTTACCTTCtcttagaaaaataaaaagagcatttttttttaactctatCCGAACATAAATTTCCTCCTAACTTTtctaaaacattttaaaaagaCAAGATTAATAAAGTATTCTTTAAGCTAGTTGCTTATATATCCCACCCTACCAAGTTAATTGTACCTTTGACAGAGCGTGGTATGGTGAAGTCTCGAGCAGGTGCTGGTTGTTCAAAACCTGCACTTATCAAAGCTATGGCTGCTGATCTTGAAGTCAGTTTTGCTGAATCCAGGGTAACGGATTTCGGAAAAAGCTTTGTCACCATTGGAGGAGGAGTTGACATATTTCTTGCATTTGTGTTTTCAAAATTAGCGGCTATAGCATTAAACGCAGGAGACCTGCCTCTTACACGAACTCTATCAGGGCTAAATGATGACACACTTCTAGAACGCTGAGATTTTTCAGGTGCAGCAGATCTCCCACCATAGGAGATAGGCGTTCTCCGTTTAGGCTTCTGTCGCgcaaaaccaaagaaaataaaagaaagaaacataAGTATATCAAGCAATAGTGTAAATAATCCAACACAAAAAACTAGATTCTGCTCCATGTCTCTTTTTGATCGTGTAACATTAAACAATTTTGGTCACTGATACTGTGAAAATGGGACATGCTACGTGACATCACACAAAGTTCAATTCTTAACGGCAACATTTGCATATGTTGCACGAATGAATGTTGTTGGCCTAAATTTGGGGGTTTATGTGCTAAAACGAATACATTTCCCCATGTTTTACAAATAACAGAACTAGGCCCTCATCTTAGTTTTGAGAGATCTGTCCTAAATTGAGCGGAATTGTGGAAAAAATTTGACCAAGAAAATTGATACATAACTGTATAAGAAATTTGGGTAAAATCACATATCAGGAGCTCAAATTCAGGCTATAAGATGATTTACATACGTGTTAAGGTTGGGACACTAATTGCTTTCTTTTGACAAGAGAACAGACAAATTACGTAACTTCTACAATATGAAGGACCAAATTGGTCTGAGCGAAAAACATTACATCAAACAATAAAAAACTCAGGacaaaaactatatgccatatGTTTAAAATATCTTGAATGGCCTGATAACTTGAAGCATTGGCGTATAAACCAACAAAACTATAAAACATTTTCAGAAATCAACCATTTGCACCAATGGTTGGTTAATTGCtggtttaaaaaattcaaaacaaataaCAAGAAAGTATAATGTGcgcgaataaaaataaaaaagcgcACATTAAGAAGGAAAGGAAACTTACACAAGAAATTGCTGAAACGCCATGCAAAAGAACAGAAAGTTTTCTTTGGAAAGAGTCTCCATGCATCTGTAAAAATCACATGTTATCGAGTTTTCTTCTAAAGcttttaaatttcaataattgaacttaccatggatttcgttgagTCCCATGAGAAAAAACGAGTGAAAAATGTTGGCTCGGACCCTTctgttattatatatattggAGTTTGAAGAGATAATTTCTCGAGAAGAAAATCCCGCTCCAAGAATTTCTGTTGAGAGAAATTGCTGTTAAatgtttaattgttttaaaacatAAAGGACAAAGATCTAGACTTGATGAAATAAGCTCTACCAAATACAAGAAAATGGATCTAATTTAAGGCATACCTCCCCTATATTTAAGGGGTTCATCTTTTTCTTGGACTGCACTTGTTGCCCGACCCAGACATAAATGTCCGAGTGGCAGTCAAGAATGAATATATCCTCAGTCATCAGATCGTCTTGGTTGAAATTGTATATCTCTGTCACCTGAAAAGGAGATTATGATTCAAGGTCATAATGGATTTTCAATTTGTGGAGAATGTAAAGAAATGTTCAGGCAAATGATGTAACgacccgaattcttattttgaatgaattattaattaagagatgATTAAAAGATTGctaattaaacattattatggaattGATAATTCGGGATCAATCTGTTGGGTTCcactgaatttaaaatggacaaACCCGACCTACTTCAGATTTCATTATCCCAAGAAATTCAactagacgaatgagattctgacacgtggcagataagattgattcgtattttctgaaatagtccggatgTAGCCTATAAATTGAAgttgaattcttttgtttcctacaccgcatctttcagagagagttctagccatataccttaggttttctagccagtttctagggtACTTTGGTGttgggaagtttcggagctagtgtcgactcgagggggGTCGGTGAACTGGGATCGAGACATCGTtagcgggctgacgacggacacatttataatcctaaagcctttagaaAGAACTTCGAAgaatgtttggtaattcaggatCTGATTTGATGGTGATATCATATtgttggcatattatgcatgatatatcatgttgagcctgatatcttttgagatatacctcgtttgttgggccgctcagccctattctgtattgtggacgatggggcatcgagagctacagtgtctgATGGGACCCGCGGGCTTTGATGACCTGGATATTGTAGGTCCACGttttgatgatgagtgtgggatccaaaacatgcctagggcagatcagagactacacactcagatgcctctagactgagcatgagattcttgacttgatccttgatatctgagcatattgcatttcgcatgcatcacatcaatttgtatactcgtacattctcgtattggctATTGtagctcacgtccttgtttcaTCTTGGACACCCTATTCCacgggcaggtcttaggttggacggttcggacggCCAAgacagtggctagagcagttgggttttcggtagtgatccagtggaggttttatgtggtttactgttttctcgttcagaattctgttttcgatatggttgtattaatgtttaagactgctgtaattgttctgttttcgtttgaattgtaagatgattaagttatttggtttccgctgtttaattgttgttattaagtttaatgttgcatgcttattaggCTATTTAGTAGTGGCTAGGATAAGAGCGCTACAAATGACAATTTTGTCGTACTCTCCACGAAAACATAGATATCAGATGAGAGATGCCGAAAATTACATTATGTTACATTATGTTgccaaaaataaatatcatcgGATACCTAACTCTGATGTAGAGTAGATGGTAATAAGGTTCAAATCACATTTTTCTAAAAGGTGATAAACAGATACAAGAGACACACACCTCGACATCTTCTGAAAATCAGGCGTGAATTCAGCAGAGTAATACGGTAACAAAAAAACAtgttagtttaattaatttgcaTTAATAAACAACTTCAAAAACATAAAGTTCAGTAACAGAAAGATGTAATACCACTTAATAAAGTACATGAGAACAGATGAGGGTCGGTTTCAGCTTCTCTTGCAATTTTTTGGCTCGAATACTCCAATTTTCCACCTAACAAATCCCAAAACTGCTCGGATTCTGTACCTTCTTTTTGCAGCTTAGGCTGCATATTTGGCTGCAGGTACCAAAATGTGACAAATAAAGGACACGTGATacaaattcaatttcaaatttcagGGAAAACATGCATGAGCCCAGTTATTACATCAATGACCTAATATGTATTAACTATTAAGATATAGTGTTTGAACAGATGTTCAGTGTAACGGATATAACCGACAGGTAGTTAGGTTCTATTAATTCGGTaacttgttttttaattttaagaaaACCGGTGAGTTTACCATGGTTGTAGCTATCTTTCTTCAAGTCCGAAGCAACCGAATAAAACTTCTGGAGAAAAATTCTTTTCCATACATACTTCAATTCGATAAGTTAGGTTATTGTGATTATTTTCTCTAATCGGGAGTTCTGTTAAGTCGGTTTTTTATGAAAGTTCGTCTTCTATAGAAGTACAATTTGTTTGGTTTAGTTTCagtaaaaattttgttaagttCGATTAGTTTGAAAATCAGCTAGGTTTATTATCAGTTCGATTAATTCAAAAAAGTAGCTCCGTTTACTTGGTTATTAGAATTTGGTTTGGTCCACAACCAACCAGACACAATTTCCCCCTTAGTAAGACACAGGAGCTCTACAAACCATAAAGTAATATCACATCTAAATCCTCCTCACAAACTAAATCTCATTACTGCAGAAGTTCGATTAAATTTAGTGTGTGacacttaaaaataaaagatcaaGAACTGGTTATGCCCAATGTATTttgtatatacttttgatttaggaaattttttactttattgataaataaataaatacataaaagaTCAATAACAGCTATCTAACCTTTATGAGATCCAACAGCCTCTCGACGAGTTCCCGGTCTTCAGGAGACGTAATACTTCCAGACCAGGTAAAGACAAAGGACCCGCTGAGTAGTATGTAACAGTACGACGAGTTCAATGATGATGCCACCTGGATCAAATAAATAACGAATTAATACCCTCTGTTGTATGAATATATACAATAAGCAGGTTAGAAAAGATGATGGAAAATAAATTCCAggatatatattttgtataaattGGCAACTTACTGGTTCAACTTGAATCGCTTGCATATTATCAGGCCCATTGCCCTGAACTCGAAATAATGCTAGTCCATCCTCGGCAAATGTATTATCAGGAAGTTCGTTCTTGGCCATGTGATTCTTGAATGCTTCACTAAGACCACCCTGTGACATGACGACAAAATTATTGCATTTCCAATGATATAAAACGAAGTAAACAGAAATTTTGCTTCTCTTCATATTTTTATCCTCTCAAACCTTGAAGACAATGAAACTCTGAAAAATGGCGAAGAACTGGATCGGTTCATTTCCTTCATAGATGCGAGCCTaaaaataacgagtaaatatctGTCAATATAAAAACCAAGATGTAATTTAGCATTaggaaaaaaactaaaaatgaaGTGATCAATGAAACCAATGTACTTGAGTGGGTAAAAACTTCATAGACTCCACCATCTTGCTCGTCTGTGAAGCCGCACCTTCTCTATCCACCTATGTATCGTGAGTACTATTATCAgtaattcatgaatataaatgattttttcaaatAGACAATGCATGGCttcaaaaaaattactaaaGATGATAGCATTGGAAAATTTAAAGGAAGCTTTTCGATGGGGAAAAAGCAAATGCTTTTGGTTTTTATCAGTAACAGGAAATTAGGCAACACATTTTCCAGAATTCCTTGAAAAGTATAAGCTTACATCGTGGAATGAGATTTTCCcttatttgttgtttttctcCACGTCAGGGGAGTACATAAAAATTCTCAAGGAAAATAACAAACAAGTGTGCATTTTCATAAGCAAGTTTAGGCTAATTTTCAATATAACCCTCCGAGTTAACTTTAAAACTCGCAAAAGAATGACTTCCTTTGttttaaatataaacttaaGTCGACTAAAAAAACCATCTCATTATATTCAATCATAGACCAATTGCAATTTCGAATAACTCATCCATACAACACAAGATCACGACATTAATTGTCTCGAGTACTTACAAACATGGAGCCAAGAAAATGGCGAGGTTTTAACTAATAATGTTAGATATAACTCTCTAAGTGCTCACACAAGAGGAAAGAAATTAAGATTTCACCTCAACACTTTGCTTCCCAAACCATGTCCCAATGAGATGGTCCTCCTTTTCTTTTCCAGGATAAGAATAGTGAAAGATATAACAATCTCCACTGTAAAATTTCGACTGATCTGAAGCTGGAAGAAAACACTTATTTTCACCATTCACACGCCAAACCTAATGCAGagaatgagaaaaataaccTAGCGTTATTCAGTAGTACTTTAAGAGAGATGACTGTCaaacaacaaacaaaaatgtatatttttcattctgtactaataatcaaaattcaagaaattcaaaCACAAATAAATTGTTGTGTCTGTGATAAATAGTTAGAcctaaaatgatcattttttaCCATCTTTCCATTAACAATATTCATTTGCAATTTCACATAGTAAGAGAATATTAAAGTGCACAAAATTTATAGAGATGCTAATTTTTGACAGACTATACACAGTAACAGATATGAAGCTATTAGATTATCACCTGTAAATCGCCTGTGCAGTCTATATATAGCTCATGGTCTTCCTTTGGAGATTCTGATTTCAGAAGACCCTTTACATTTACCCCTTGGCAATTTAAAAGTGCTAAAAAGCATCAAGATAAAGACAATGATAAGACCTTGAAGACATTGCAAAATCAAAATAAGAGTAAAAGTTAATTAGATTGTTTGAATGGGGCATATATATAAATGCATATGTGCATCTATTGTAAATTATATTCAAAAGGTAGCCAACAATGGCACGTGCAATACCGACCTGCAACCTTCCCTCTACCTTCCTCAGTCACAGATACATTGTTTGAATGGGGCCACAAATCAAACTTCGAGCGGAATAACACTGTTTCAAAGCCCTCAATAACACCGATTATGAGGCATTCGGATCTATCAAGACCGTGCAGTACTTCCTATGTAGTAAGAATGCAGGTGTTAAGCAACTGATACGAAGGACAAGCACAATTGAAATAAACACTTTTAGTACCGCCACTAGATGAAAGCTATACTGAAAATTACATCATGCATCTGACAGTAGAGATTGTCAAGCATTTAGATTTCATAAGTTGGAGGACCATTTCTGACCTAATTTCATAATTCCTGCTAGTTTTGAAGGTGCA
This sequence is a window from Primulina huaijiensis isolate GDHJ02 chromosome 13, ASM1229523v2, whole genome shotgun sequence. Protein-coding genes within it:
- the LOC140956284 gene encoding villin-4-like isoform X2, which produces MSISKDLDPVFKGAGQKVGIEIWRIENFNPVPIPKSSHGKFFTGDSYVILKTTTTKNGALHHAIHYWLGKDTSQDEAGAAAIKTVELDAALGGRAVQYREVQGHETEKFLSYFKPCIIPQEGGVASGFNHVEAEAHQTRLFECKGKHVVHVKEVPFARSSLNHDNIFILDTESKIFQFNGSNSSIQERAKALEVVQYVKDTYHDGKCEIAVIEDGKLMADADSGEFWAFFGGFAPLPKKTTTNECKNTELTSPKLFCIENGEAVPVEADSLIRELLDSYKCYLVDCGTEAFVWMGRNTSLTARKAARKTVDEVLHGLDRSECLIIGVIEGFETVLFRSKFDLWPHSNNVSVTEEGRGKVAALLNCQGVNVKGLLKSESPKEDHELYIDCTGDLQVWRVNGENKCFLPASDQSKFYSGDCYIFHYSYPGKEKEDHLIGTWFGKQSVEVDREGAASQTSKMVESMKFLPTQARIYEGNEPIQFFAIFQSFIVFKGGLSEAFKNHMAKNELPDNTFAEDGLALFRVQGNGPDNMQAIQVEPVASSLNSSYCYILLSGSFVFTWSGSITSPEDRELVERLLDLIKPNMQPKLQKEGTESEQFWDLLGGKLEYSSQKIAREAETDPHLFSCTLLSEDVEVTEIYNFNQDDLMTEDIFILDCHSDIYVWVGQQVQSKKKMNPLNIGEKFLERDFLLEKLSLQTPIYIITEGSEPTFFTRFFSWDSTKSMMHGDSFQRKLSVLLHGVSAISCPKRRTPISYGGRSAAPEKSQRSRSVSSFSPDRVRVRGRSPAFNAIAANFENTNARNMSTPPPMVTKLFPKSVTLDSAKLTSRSAAIALISAGFEQPAPARDFTIPRSVKVSHESPKSKSETNADKNSNDSPKPKPETILEDVKEGEAEEDRELPVHPYERLTTTSTDPVEDIDVTKREKYLSSQEFKEKFEMTKDAFYKLPKWKQNKIKMTHQLF
- the LOC140956284 gene encoding villin-4-like isoform X1 — protein: MSISKDLDPVFKGAGQKVGIEIWRIENFNPVPIPKSSHGKFFTGDSYVILKTTTTKNGALHHAIHYWLGKDTSQDEAGAAAIKTVELDAALGGRAVQYREVQGHETEKFLSYFKPCIIPQEGGVASGFNHVEAEAHQTRLFECKGKHVVHVKEVPFARSSLNHDNIFILDTESKIFQFNGSNSSIQERAKALEVVQYVKDTYHDGKCEIAVIEDGKLMADADSGEFWAFFGGFAPLPKKTTTNECKNTELTSPKLFCIENGEAVPVEADSLIRELLDSYKCYLVDCGTEAFVWMGRNTSLTARKAARKTVDEVLHGLDRSECLIIGVIEGFETVLFRSKFDLWPHSNNVSVTEEGRGKVAALLNCQGVNVKGLLKSESPKEDHELYIDCTGDLQVWRVNGENKCFLPASDQSKFYSGDCYIFHYSYPGKEKEDHLIGTWFGKQSVEVDREGAASQTSKMVESMKFLPTQARIYEGNEPIQFFAIFQSFIVFKGGLSEAFKNHMAKNELPDNTFAEDGLALFRVQGNGPDNMQAIQVEPVASSLNSSYCYILLSGSFVFTWSGSITSPEDRELVERLLDLIKPNMQPKLQKEGTESEQFWDLLGGKLEYSSQKIAREAETDPHLFSCTLLSEDVEVTEIYNFNQDDLMTEDIFILDCHSDIYVWVGQQVQSKKKMNPLNIGEKFLERDFLLEKLSLQTPIYIITEGSEPTFFTRFFSWDSTKSMMHGDSFQRKLSVLLHGVSAISCKPKRRTPISYGGRSAAPEKSQRSRSVSSFSPDRVRVRGRSPAFNAIAANFENTNARNMSTPPPMVTKLFPKSVTLDSAKLTSRSAAIALISAGFEQPAPARDFTIPRSVKVSHESPKSKSETNADKNSNDSPKPKPETILEDVKEGEAEEDRELPVHPYERLTTTSTDPVEDIDVTKREKYLSSQEFKEKFEMTKDAFYKLPKWKQNKIKMTHQLF